A stretch of Longimicrobium sp. DNA encodes these proteins:
- a CDS encoding acyl-CoA dehydrogenase family protein, whose product MARFEGVDFYSIDELLTEEQRMIRDTVRQWVDEHLMPVINDAYVGRYLPKELIPGMAELGVFGANLPEEYGCAGLDNVSYGLIMQELERGDSGIRSFASVQGALCMYPIYAFGSEEQKREYLPRMATGEVIGCFGLTEPDFGSNPGGMITRARKTDDGWVINGAKMWITNGSTANIAIIWAKTGDDARSIRGFVVPTDTPGFSAKDQKGKLSLLASDTSELVLQDVRVPDTALLPKSGGLKSPLMCLTQARYGIAWGAVGAAMACFDEAVSYAKNREVFGRPLGATQIQQVRLANMLTEITKAQLLCWRLGAMKDAGTMRPEQVSLAKRNNVDMATEIAREARRLLGANGVLVEYQSMRHMANLESVYTYEGTDDVHALILGQDITGLAAY is encoded by the coding sequence ATGGCCAGGTTTGAAGGCGTAGATTTCTACAGCATCGACGAGCTGCTCACCGAAGAGCAGCGGATGATCCGCGACACCGTGCGGCAGTGGGTGGACGAGCACCTGATGCCGGTGATCAACGACGCGTACGTGGGCCGCTACCTTCCCAAGGAGCTGATCCCGGGGATGGCCGAGCTGGGCGTGTTCGGCGCCAACCTGCCGGAGGAGTACGGCTGCGCGGGGCTCGACAACGTGTCCTATGGGCTGATCATGCAGGAGCTGGAGCGCGGCGACAGCGGCATCCGCTCGTTCGCCTCGGTGCAGGGCGCGCTGTGCATGTACCCCATCTACGCGTTCGGCAGCGAGGAGCAGAAGCGCGAGTACCTTCCCCGGATGGCCACGGGCGAGGTGATCGGCTGCTTCGGCCTGACGGAGCCCGACTTCGGCAGCAACCCCGGGGGGATGATCACGCGGGCCCGGAAGACGGACGACGGCTGGGTGATCAACGGCGCCAAGATGTGGATCACCAACGGGTCCACCGCCAACATCGCCATCATCTGGGCCAAGACGGGCGACGACGCCAGGAGCATCCGCGGCTTCGTCGTGCCCACCGACACGCCGGGGTTCAGCGCCAAGGATCAGAAGGGCAAGCTGTCGCTGCTGGCGTCGGACACGTCGGAGCTGGTGCTGCAGGACGTGCGCGTGCCCGACACGGCCCTGCTCCCCAAGTCCGGCGGGCTGAAGAGCCCGCTGATGTGCCTGACGCAGGCCCGCTACGGCATTGCGTGGGGCGCGGTGGGCGCGGCCATGGCGTGCTTCGACGAGGCGGTGAGCTACGCAAAGAACCGCGAGGTGTTCGGCCGGCCGCTGGGCGCCACGCAGATCCAGCAGGTGCGCCTGGCGAACATGCTTACCGAGATCACCAAGGCCCAGCTGCTCTGCTGGCGTCTGGGCGCCATGAAGGACGCGGGGACGATGCGTCCCGAGCAGGTGTCGCTGGCCAAGCGCAACAACGTGGACATGGCCACCGAGATCGCGCGCGAGGCGCGGCGGCTGCTGGGCGCCAACGGCGTCCTGGTGGAGTACCAGTCCATGCGCCACATGGCCAACCTG